Genomic window (Pseudomonadota bacterium):
CTGTGCGGTGCCCTTCAGTCTTGCGGGGTTCGGGGGGCTCACGTTGAGTCAGCTCGTGCCCGGTAAAGCTGTGACAGTTACGGTGAACCCGTTCATCGGGACTGTGACCGATCTGCGAAACGAGGGGGCCTTGGTCGTGTTCTCGTCGAGTGCTGGCATGGTCGCTGTGCCAGCCTCGGTGCTGTCATCGGCCGCGCAGCAGCAGATCACCGTTCAGCTCAATCAGGCCGACGGCACGTCAGCCGTGCTTGCGCTGTCGCAGGGGCTCAAGAGCACGACGGGCTGGTTGAGCCTCGTGGGCTCGCCGCCCGTACCCGACAACGCATCGGTGTCGGTATCGTTTCGCTACTTCATGAACGGTCTCGTGACGAGCTCGTCTGCTTCGGCCGTGGGTCTGTCGTGCTGGGGGGTGGCGTGCGTCGTGCCACGAGGTCAGGCGCTGTTCAGTGGAGCCGCGGTCACGTCGACGGGCGATATCGTCACGGGCCAGACGGTCAGTGCGGCCGCCACTCCCTTCGTGGGGGGGGTGGTCTCGACAAATGGTGTGGCGGTTACATTTCAATCGCCCCAGGGCGCAATGACCGTGCCTGTCCCCACTGTTGACGACGTCACCCTGCAGCAGATCAAGGTGAGCGCGAGGGCTTCCGGCACGGTACAGGTCATGTCGCTCTATCAGGCGCGTGCCACTGGCGCGACGGTGCTGGGGCTGGCGCCGTGACGCTCGGCACGGGGCGTGAGGGCCCTTGACGGCGAAGGCAGCCGGCCACGCCACGCAGGGCCCTCGCGCCTCGGTCCGGGTCTCAAGTCGGGCCGTGCACATCCGCGCTCAGTGACGTCGTGCAAATCGTGTGGGGTCACACCTCCAATCATGCATCTCCATCGAATCGAGTATCCTCATGCTGCAGCTCACCTCCTGTCTCTCTGGGGCGTCGCCCATCAAGCCCGCGCGTTCGCACGAGAGGTCTGAAAGCGCGGCTTCTCTGCGCGTTGCGGAACGCCCAGACGCCTTCGTGCGAAGCCCCTATGCATCGCCGTCACCCTCTACGTTGCCGCTTGCACATGTCTCGCCTCCGAGCGCCTCTGATCCGGCGGCCGAGGCCAGCGCCGATGCAGCCTCGTCATCTGCTGCGCTGCGGGTGGGTCGTTGTGTTGGAGCGGTCGTGTCTGCTGCCGTGACCCTCTCGGCGTGCGCCGCGCCGGCAGCCGCGACGCCCCCCGTGGTCGGCTTGACCGAGCTCTCCACGCCGGTTGCAGCTGCATCGCTCACAGGCATTGAGCATTCCGCGATGGTCGATTCGTCGGCGTCTGCTGCGCTTGCGCCGAATGCGGGTCGCTCTGAGGCTGCGACTCGAGAAGCGCAGCCCGACGTTCTGAATCTCGGCAGACCGGTGGCCGATCAAGAACACGATTACCTCACTGTGTCGGGAAGAGCGCAATGGATGAAGAGCCCTCCCCCGTGGGGCGACCTGGGAAACCCCACCAGCCCTGTGGTCGATGTGGGTGTCAGCTCTTCTGGCGCGCGCGTTCGCATGCAGACGTATGAGAACGGCAGCCTTCTCTATCGCGTGGAGAGAGACCCTCGAGACAACTGGGTCGGCGCGCTGCCGCCGTCGGCCACCGACGCGTACATACGACACGGTGGACCCGCGTACTACGGCACGCTGAACGGAGGACCGTACCAGCCGGCAGCATCGCTGTACGGTACGACCAGCAAGAGCTTCCTCTTCGATAACGGTTGCGGGTATCTGCACACGAACGGCGACAAGAACGGTCAGTTCTTCTACGTGCGCAATCTCACGTTCTATCCCGCGTACGATAAGATCGGTCGCCAGGAGGGCCAGATGGGGCTTCCCGTCTCTGACGAGTACAGGGTCAAAGAGGGGCTTCGTCAGGATTTTGAGGGCGGATATCTCGTGTACAATCTCAACACGTCAAAGGTCGAGGTCTATCGATAGATCTTCACGCGACACCACGAAGAAGAGCACCGCCGCAGAGGGGTGCTCTTCTTCATTGCGCCTGTTGCGCGACGCGTCTCGGGTGTCTTGCTCTGTATACGCGTGGCCGTCGCTCAGTGCGGCAGCGAGCCGCCGATGACCGCGCCGGCGACACTGGCGCCGAGGGTGCCCGAGATCCACAGGGGAACGCCGAGCGCGGCGGCCGTCACGCCCCCGGCAATGCCCGCGATGGCGCTGGCCTGCAGGACGCGGGCCCCCTGCGGGGTGTCGGCCAGCATGCAGGTCATGGCCATCATCCCAAGCGAGGTCGGCGCGGCAACGCAGGTGGCGGCTCCACCGGCCAGGGCCAGCAGCCAGTTGCCGTGGGTCAGGCCGTAGACGGTGAGCTGGGCGCAGCCGAGGGGTGCTCCACCGATGGCGCCCATCATCAGCCCTCCCGTCACCGCGTGCGCGGCGCGCGTGCCGAGGCTGAGCCGGTCTTCGTCTTGTTCGGGCGGTTTCGCGGTGCCACGCGGCGCGAGCGACACGGGCTTCGAGGGGACGGTGACAACGGGAAGGGGCGAGAGTGTTGTGTTCATGCCGTGTTCGACGCGGTGCTCATATAGATTTGCAGGCAGAACGGCGTGGCGGGCAACGCGAATTCGATTGCGGGGCGTCGTGGGTCGGCTGCAAATCGGCGGCATCGCATCGTCTCACCATCATATCGCCGAGCGCTCCTCGACCCGCCCGCCTCGACACGACGGCGGCATGGCAGGTCTGGGGCTCGGCAGAGCCGCTCGAGAAGGAGACCCCATGCGCATCCGACGCCTGCACCCGAACCCTCCCCACGCAAACGCGCCGGTCCATCACGCGCAGCCCTCTCCGCTGCGCGCCGCCACGCCGCACAATGGCGCGTCGCCCGCGTTGCAGCGACTGCAGGGGGGGAGCGCGTCTCCCCAGGGCCAGGCCCATCCCCTGGGGCAGGTGCATCCCCAGGGACAGTCTCATCCTCAGGGCCAGACCCATCCCCCGGGGCAGCCTCATGCGCAGGGGCAGACACATCCCCCGAGTCAGGCACCCGGCGTCTCCCAGCCTCACGTCGATCCCGCGCGTCCGCACGACCCGACGTCGCCCGCGACCTCGCCACGCGCCGAAGAACCCTCGGGTCAGGGGCAGGGTGCGGCGAGCGCCACGGGAGGGGAAGCGCCCAAGAGCAGCGGCGCAGCGCTTCTCGGCGGGCTGAAGGGCTGGATGTCGTCGTTGGGAGGCGAGGAGAAGGCGCAGCCCGATGCGGCCCCTGTGTCTGGCGCGGGCACGAAGAAGGACGCGCCGGCCTCTTCGTCTGACGGGTCGAGCAAGAAGGAAGACGCCGCACCGTCCACCGACGACGCCGCGAAGAAGGGCGGCTGGGGCGGCTGGCTCGATCGCATGAAAGACGACGTGAAGAAGAAGTCCGGTCTGCTGCCCAACGAGAAGGAGCTGGCCGACATGAAGTTCGTGCACGACATGCTCGCGGAAGACAAGCTGGGCGGAGCCGATCAGACCTTCAACCAGAACGACGTTCCCCAGATACGCGAAGCGCTCATGCGCGACCCGCAGACGGCGCGTGACGTCAGCGAGGCCCTCGCCGACGCGGCCCGCACGGGGCGCACGCCGGATGGCGAGCGGCTGGGGCTCATCAAGCGCATGGCCGCCCGTAAGGGGGCGGAGGGGCGAAACGGTCTGCTCGGGGGGGGCGCCCAGGCGCAGGAGCAGGCCTGGGCACAGGCGCGCAAGCAGGCTGACAGCGAGCTCTACGGAGCGCTCAACAAGGAAGGCATCCGACCCGTCGAGGGACAGGGTCTGTCGTCGGTACCGCGCAGCGTGTCTCGCGCCGAGATGGAACGATTCCAGGAAGCGATGAAATCGTTCGAGAGCTACTCCGAGCGCGTCAAGAAGAGCCCGCTCGCGAAGGCGGTGGGTGCCGACAAGGACATGCGTCCTCCCCACGGGCTGAGCCAGGCCGACGTGGCCTCGATCATGCGGGGCGAGCCCCCGAAGGGCTGGATCGAGCGCAAGGACTGAGCCCAGCTGGCCTCTGGCCTGCGTATGGGCTCTCTTCAGGCGGCGTCGTCGATGTCGTCGACGTGCTGGCCTCGCAGCTCGGCGAGGCAGCGCTCTGCGTGCTCGGCGGCCTGCGCTGGGGTGAGCGTGCCTGTCATCACCTCACGGAGGAACCCCGTGTAGGTCATGGCCTTGAGCAGCGCATCGTCGAACAGCCCCCCCACGAACGTCGCGTCGGGTGGAGCGGCGTCGCAGTGCGCGGCGGCGCGGCACAGCAGCACGCCCTCGTCGATGCGCGCGACCAGCGTGCAGGCGGTGTCGCTGGCGTTCGCCCGCGCGAGGGTCTCGAGCACGTCGCCCTGACGCTGGGGCTGCAGCCGGATGGGCAGGCTGATCTCGTGGATGATCTGGCCCGCGCGCGCCTTCACCTCGACGCGATAGCGCTCGCTGCCATCGTGGAAGACTGCGTCGATGTCGCCGCGCTCGTCGAGCCGGTACGCGTATCCCTGCGCTTCGAACCAGTCGATGACAGGTGCGACGGCGTGGTGGCGGTGCTCGGCGTCGTGGCTGTTTGAGATGGTGGGGTGAAGGTCGCGATGGCGCATGGGCTGAGGCCTCCCTTTCAGTTGGGGGGAACGGTCTGCCGTTCCGGCCCCCTGGCTCTGTGCTGATGGTAGGGCCGCGCGCTCTTCACGCGAAAGGCGGGGTGCTTTTCACGCATCTCTTCACGCACGTTCTCACGCACGTCTGAACGGGTGTCTGCCATCGAGCAGCGAACGCCTCCATCGTCTCCATCATAGCGGGCTGGTGCGCCAGATGATGTCGCCATCGGGGCCGTCACATCGTGGGTGATCGAATGTGCACGGGGGCTGCGGGTGTAGCATGGTGTCTGACAGGAGACGGCTGCGTCGGGGTGAACACTCCCGTCCCACGAAGTCTACCGCTAGGAGAAATCAACGTGTCCATCCGCGTCAGCGTCCAGCTTCACCCGCAGCACACCCCCATGGCCGACCTCACCCGCGCGGCCGTCCAGGCCGACGAGCTCGGCTTCGACGCCCTCTTCACCTGGGACCACTTCTACCCGTTGTACGGCATGCCCGACTCGCCCTTTCCGCTCCCCGTCTCAGACGAGATCCGCGCTTCGGCCAAATACGGCGGGCACTTCGAAGGGTGGACCCTGCTGGCCGCCTGGGCCGCGCTCACGAAGCGCATCGAGATCGGCATGCTCGTGAGCTGCAACTCGTATCGCAACCCGGAGCTGCTGGCCGACATCGCCCGCACCGTCGACCACATCAGCAACGGTCGCGTCATCCTCGGTGTCGGCTCCGGCTGGTTCGAGAAGGACTACGTTGAGTACGGCTATCCCTTCGGCACCGCGGGGAGCCGCCTCAAGGACCTCGATGTCGCGCTCCCCCGCATGAAGGCCCGCCTGGCGAAGCTGCACCCGCAGCCCGTGCGCAATCCCATGCCGATCATGATCGGTGGCGGGGGCGAGAAGCTCACCCTGCGCATGACCGCCCAGCACGCGCACCTCTGGAACTACTTCGGCACCCCGGCAGAGATGGCCCACAAGATGGCCGTGCTCGACAAGTGGTGCGCTGAGGTGGGCCGCAACCCGGCCGAGATCGAGCGCAGCATCTTGATC
Coding sequences:
- a CDS encoding LLM class F420-dependent oxidoreductase, giving the protein MCTGAAGVAWCLTGDGCVGVNTPVPRSLPLGEINVSIRVSVQLHPQHTPMADLTRAAVQADELGFDALFTWDHFYPLYGMPDSPFPLPVSDEIRASAKYGGHFEGWTLLAAWAALTKRIEIGMLVSCNSYRNPELLADIARTVDHISNGRVILGVGSGWFEKDYVEYGYPFGTAGSRLKDLDVALPRMKARLAKLHPQPVRNPMPIMIGGGGEKLTLRMTAQHAHLWNYFGTPAEMAHKMAVLDKWCAEVGRNPAEIERSILIMSPEALAQLDDYYAVGIRHFICGMGHPFSFDHAKRLLEWRASRTSAAAAH